One genomic region from Prionailurus bengalensis isolate Pbe53 chromosome C1, Fcat_Pben_1.1_paternal_pri, whole genome shotgun sequence encodes:
- the UTS2 gene encoding urotensin-2, giving the protein MHKLVSCLLFIGCLQPLFSLPVPDSREEALKLSAPDGDARSTLDELERVYLLQMLEMLGAERGDSLRKAGLGTGTANPRGGMRQFQAFFGQDPNIFLSQLLARIRKQYKKRGSPSECFWKYCV; this is encoded by the exons ATGCACAAGCTGGTTTCTTGTCTGCTTTTCATAGGATGCTTAcaacctctcttctctctgcccgtccctgaCTCCAGGGAAGAGGCTCTGAAGCTCTCAG CACCTGATGGAGACGCAAGATCAACCTTGGATGAACTGGAAAGAGTGTACCTCCTGCAAATGCTGGAGatgttaggggcagagagaggcgacAGTCTTAGGAAAGCAG gtcTCGGTACTGGCACTGCTAACCCGCGAGGAGGTATGAGACAG TTTCAAGCTTTCTTTGGACAAGATCCTAACATTTTCCTGAGTCAGCTTTTGGCCAGAATCAGGAAACAATATAAGAAACGTGGATCTCCCTCTGAATGCTTCTGGAAATACTGTGTCTGA